From Brevibacillus marinus, a single genomic window includes:
- the rplS gene encoding 50S ribosomal protein L19, with translation MSEVIRELEKEQLKQDIPAFRPGDTVRVHVKVVEGQRERIQVFEGIVIRRRGSGISETFTVRKISYGVGVERTFPLHSPRIDKIEVVRHGRVRRAKLYYLRDRVGKAARIKEIHR, from the coding sequence ATGAGCGAAGTGATCCGTGAACTGGAAAAAGAGCAGTTGAAACAGGATATTCCTGCGTTCCGGCCGGGTGACACCGTGCGTGTGCACGTAAAGGTCGTCGAGGGGCAGCGCGAGCGCATTCAGGTGTTTGAAGGCATCGTGATCCGCCGCCGCGGAAGCGGGATCAGCGAGACCTTTACGGTACGCAAGATCTCGTATGGCGTAGGCGTTGAGCGTACGTTCCCGCTGCATTCGCCGCGGATCGACAAGATCGAGGTTGTGCGGCATGGCCGCGTCCGCCGCGCGAAACTGTACTACCTGCGCGATCGTGTCGGAAAAGCAGCGCGCATTAAGGAGATTCACCGCTAA
- the lepB gene encoding signal peptidase I, with protein MSEEQTSSRGKKEAWEWIKALAVAIALAVLIRSFLFAPFIVEGESMETTLHNNEKLVVNKAVYLLREPQRGEIVVFHAEAGRDYIKRVIGVPGDTVEMRDDTLYINGKAVPEPYLEENREKVREEDKPLTDDFGPVTVPEGQIFVLGDNRQNSHDSRALGSISIDSVVGRAEFVYWPLDQIRWTR; from the coding sequence ATGAGCGAAGAACAGACCTCCAGCCGGGGCAAAAAAGAAGCGTGGGAATGGATCAAGGCCTTGGCTGTAGCCATTGCGCTAGCCGTACTGATCCGCAGCTTCTTGTTTGCGCCCTTCATTGTCGAAGGCGAATCGATGGAGACAACGCTGCACAACAATGAAAAACTGGTGGTGAACAAGGCCGTCTACTTGTTGCGGGAGCCGCAGCGGGGCGAGATTGTCGTGTTCCATGCGGAGGCCGGGCGCGACTACATCAAGCGGGTAATCGGCGTTCCCGGCGACACGGTCGAGATGCGAGACGATACCTTGTATATTAATGGAAAAGCGGTACCCGAACCATATCTGGAAGAAAACCGGGAAAAAGTAAGGGAAGAAGATAAGCCGCTGACCGATGACTTCGGTCCGGTAACGGTTCCGGAAGGACAAATTTTCGTGTTGGGCGACAACCGGCAAAACAGCCATGACAGCAGAGCTTTGGGCTCGATCAGCATCGATTCCGTCGTGGGCCGGGCCGAGTTTGTCTACTGGCCGCTTGATCAAATCCGCTGGACGAGGTAG
- the ylqF gene encoding ribosome biogenesis GTPase YlqF, with protein sequence MTIQWFPGHMAKARRQVAEKLKQVDVAIELLDARLPLSSRNPLIDQIVDGKPRLVLLNKADMADEEVTQQWIAYFRETHGLRTLPIDALSGKGVNRLPGLCRELAAEMLSRRAERGMQARAIRIMILGIPNVGKSSLINRLAKRAVAKTGDRPAVTKAQQWVKIGDQLELLDTPGILWPKFEDQLVGLRLAASGAIKDELLDFSEVAMFALAYLMHYYPQRLVERFKLRDLPASPLAMLEQVAQKRGCLVAGGEADYDKAAEIFLRELRSGKLGAVSLERPIDWQREEKVGSPHAHIPADLRE encoded by the coding sequence TTGACGATCCAATGGTTTCCCGGACATATGGCGAAAGCGCGCCGTCAAGTGGCGGAAAAGCTGAAGCAGGTTGATGTGGCGATCGAGCTGCTGGATGCCCGGCTGCCGCTGTCCAGCCGCAATCCGCTGATCGATCAGATCGTGGACGGCAAACCTCGTCTCGTTCTGCTCAACAAGGCAGACATGGCGGATGAGGAAGTGACGCAGCAGTGGATCGCCTATTTTCGCGAGACGCACGGCCTGCGCACGCTGCCGATTGACGCGTTGAGCGGCAAAGGGGTGAACCGCCTGCCGGGCCTCTGCCGGGAGCTGGCCGCGGAGATGCTATCGCGGCGCGCGGAGCGGGGGATGCAGGCGCGGGCGATTCGCATCATGATCCTGGGCATTCCCAATGTGGGAAAATCCTCCCTGATCAATCGGCTGGCCAAGCGAGCGGTGGCCAAAACGGGCGATCGTCCGGCTGTTACCAAGGCGCAGCAGTGGGTAAAGATCGGCGACCAATTGGAGTTGCTGGATACCCCCGGCATCTTGTGGCCGAAGTTTGAGGATCAGCTGGTCGGGCTGCGCCTTGCCGCGAGCGGGGCGATCAAGGACGAATTGCTTGACTTCAGCGAAGTGGCCATGTTCGCGCTGGCCTATCTGATGCACTACTATCCGCAGCGGCTGGTCGAGAGGTTTAAGCTGCGTGATCTTCCCGCCAGCCCGCTTGCGATGCTGGAGCAGGTCGCACAAAAACGCGGCTGCCTGGTGGCTGGAGGGGAAGCCGATTACGACAAGGCGGCGGAAATTTTCTTGCGCGAATTGCGCTCCGGCAAATTGGGCGCCGTTTCCTTGGAAAGGCCGATTGACTGGCAGAGGGAGGAGAAGG